A single region of the Cucumis melo cultivar AY chromosome 3, USDA_Cmelo_AY_1.0, whole genome shotgun sequence genome encodes:
- the LOC103488103 gene encoding uncharacterized protein LOC103488103 — MTGSKSQSECCTCGDFGLSFELFHCKICQFRSQHRYCSNLYPKADCYRICNWCLTQNQESNPKSPNSSSSPIINNNDQFPNFRSRLNKPIKKQSSSSLVILPPPPPPPPPPRRRLISVDDKLRRTRSEEISHRTGIKRPVIFRNKVRRYKLLDEVSS, encoded by the exons ATGACAGGATCCAAATCCCAATCAGAGTGCTGCACGTGTGGAGATTTTGGTTTATCTTTTGAGCTTTTTCACTGCAAAATCTGCCAATTCAGATCCCAACACAG GTACTGTAGCAATTTGTATCCCAAAGCCGATTGTTACCGAATATGCAATTGGTGTCTAACTCAAAACCAAGAATCAAACCCCAAATCCCCAAATTCTTCTTCCTCGCCCATCATCAACAACAACGATCAATTTCCCAATTTTCGATCTCGACTCAACAAACCCATCAAAAAACAGAGTTCCTCCTCTCTTGTAATTTtgcctcctcctcctcctcctcccccTCCGCCTCGCCGGAGACTCATTTCCGTCGACGACAAACTCCGTCGGACTAGATCGGAGGAGATTTCCCACCGGACTGGGATCAAGCGGCCCGTCATCTTTAGGAATAAAGTCAGAAGGTACAAACTTCTGGACGAGGTTTCCAGCTGA
- the LOC103488104 gene encoding transcription factor bHLH143-like, whose amino-acid sequence MGEAWEAGRPPKLLFDWQPSLLNSFSTAPNLGRPNLVASSICNNMVMKNGNFPVNSALKAPQPQVGLVNEPCSWFHCLGPSQQATLPLKSPIYNDNLAAISKGLLKEEVAPLCGSGTQQKGFLVIDQSADKTTLVLCSGVGGPLQLLTSWSPQPTAAYKFNGEDTRNKQDFIYDLKPVLSNDFAENHETDEQSEMQEDTEELNALLYSEDESEFDEDDEDEVTSTGHSPSAMTTKDKRYPCEEMNEEVASSAGSTKKRKIDGGYDAMSLTDTASSPMPRRSPEYEDDAESSCGNEGSQDIEDVDSSSIKKKLRKEKIRETVGILENLIPGGKGKEAIVVLDEAIQYLKSLRLKAEAFGLNTCY is encoded by the coding sequence ATGGGAGAAGCTTGGGAAGCAGGACGTCCTCCTAAGCTTCTTTTTGATTGGCAACCATCGCTGTTAAATTCTTTCAGTACTGCACCGAATCTGGGCCGACCTAATCTCGTTGCTTCGAGTATTTGCAACAATATGGTCATGAAGAATGGAAACTTTCCAGTAAACTCTGCATTGAAGGCCCCTCAACCGCAGGTAGGCCTAGTGAATGAACCATGTAGTTGGTTTCATTGCTTGGGACCTTCACAACAAGCTACTTTACCCCTAAAGAGTCCTATCTACAATGATAATCTAGCGGCTATATCGAAAGGACTTTTGAAAGAGGAAGTGGCGCCTCTTTGTGGCTCTGGGACTCAGCAGAAGGGGTTTCTTGTCATTGATCAGTCAGCAGATAAAACAACTTTGGTTTTATGTTCTGGAGTTGGTGGTCCTCTCCAATTACTTACTTCATGGAGTCCACAACCTACTGCTGCTTATAAATTTAATGGCGAAGATACTAGAAATAAACAAGATTTCATTTATGACTTGAAACCAGTTTTGTCTAATGATTTTGCTGAGAACCATGAGACTGATGAGCAGAGTGAGATGCAAGAAGACACAGAAGAACTCAATGCACTTCTCTACTCAGAGGATGAAAGTGAATTTGATGaggatgatgaagatgaagttACTAGCACTGGTCATTCACCAAGTGCAATGACAACTAAAGATAAACGGTATCCATGTGAAGAAATGAACGAAGAAGTTGCTAGTTCTGCAGGTTCAACGAAGAAACGGAAAATTGATGGAGGTTATGATGCAATGTCACTAACGGACACTGCAAGTTCACCGATGCCTCGAAGATCCCCCGAGTACGAGGACGATGCTGAATCTAGTTGTGGAAACGAAGGAAGCCAGGATATAGAGGATGTGGACTCCTCGTCTATTAAGAAGAagttaagaaaagaaaaaatacgcGAAACTGTGGGTATTCTTGAGAATTTAATTCCTGGGGGGAAAGGCAAAGAAGCCATAGTCGTACTAGACGAGGCAATCCAATACTTAAAATCTTTAAGACTTAAAGCGGAGGCTTTTGGTCTCAATACATGCTACTGA